The genomic segment TTAAACTGGCAACATTTATCCCAAAAGAAACTTCTTTTGCAGTAATAAACTTTTCGGTTTTATATGGTGCAGAGCCATTTAAGCTTAAATTGTCTAAGGTTAAGGTTAAAGAAGGGAAATGGCGAAAAAATGAAACTGAAACATCAGAATAGTTAAGCTCAGCGCTTAATCTTTCGTTGGCCGTTTTTTTGATCTGTTCTTTGATCTGATCTTCAAAAACAATTGGCGTTAAAAATAATAATCCTAAAATAACAGCGAAAGTTATCCCTAAATACTTCGCAATTTTAAATACGATTGATCTGGATTTACTTTTTGTCATAACGAATTGTGGTGTTTAATATAAAATAGAATGAAAATAGAGAGTACAGTTTATCCGTGAACGGTTTCACTTTTACCATAATTGGTAATAATAGAACCTTCATATTCGATCCATTCTTTCCATCGTTTATCGATGTCTATATTGTCCTGATATTTTCTGGCAAAACCTAAAAAAGTGGTGTAGTGACCAGCTTCAGAAATCATTAAATCACGATAAAATTTAGCCAGTTCTTCGTCTTTTATATTTTCAGAAAGTACTTTAAAACGCTCACAGCTTCGGGCTTCGATCATGGCAGAAAACAATAAACGGTCGCAAAGCGCATCGCGTCGGCTTCCGTCTTTTTTCATAAATTTAAAAAGTTCATTAACGTAATGATCTTTTCGTTCGCGTCCTAAAGTAAGACCGCGTTGTTTTATAATGTCATGAACCATTTGAAAATGCTCTAATTCTTCTCTTGCAATAACAAGCATTTCGGTTACTAATTCTTCGATTTCAGAGTTATAGGTTACGATACTAATAGCATTTGAAGCTGCTTTTTGTTCGCACCAGGCGTGATCCGTTAAAATTTCTTCGATATTTGACTCAACGATATTGACCCAGCGAGGGTCTGTAGCTAATTTTAATCCCAACATAATTTCCCAGCATTTAGTTCTTGCAAAATTAGTGTTTTTTATTACTAAAAATCAGGAAATCTCGTGTGATTGCGCGGAAAAAAGCATTATTTTGTAAGTTGAAACCAATTACGATGAATCAGCTAAAAAAACTTTTAATTATTGGGTTTGTCTGGCCGGAGCCAAATTCTTCAGCAGCAGGAGGAAGGATGATGCAGTTAATTTCTATTTTTAAAGAAAATGGATTCGAAATTACATTTGCAAGCGCGGCTCAGGATAGTGATTTTATGGTTGATTTGTCTGAAAATGGAGTAATCAAAAAAAGCATCGAACTAAATTCATCCAGTTTTGATGATTTTGTAATTGAATTAAATCCAGATGTTGTCTTGTTTGATCGTTTTATGATTGAAGAACAGTTTGGCTGGAGAGTGACAGAGCATTGTCCAAAAGCAATTCGAATTCTTGACACTGAGGATTTACATTGTTTGCGAACAGCACGTCAAAAAGCTTTTAAAGAAAACAGAAAGTTTAAAATTCCTGATTTATTATCTGAAGAAGTTGCTAAAAGAGAAATTGCGAGTATTTTAAGATGTGATTTGTCTTTGATTATTTCTGAATTTGAAATGAATATCCTGACGAAAAATTTTAAAATAAACTCAGATTTACTGTTTTATCTTCCTTTTTTAGTTGAAAAAATGACTGAAAATGATCTTCAGGAACTTCCATCTTTTGAAGATCGTAAGAATTTTGTTTTCATTGGAAATTTTCTTCACGAACCTAATTGGAATACGGTTCAGTATTTAAAAGAAGCAATTTGGTCACTTATTAGAAAGGATTTTCCAGAAGCTGTTTTAGAAATTTACGGCGCATATCCGTCGCAAAAAGTTTTACAATTGCATCAGCCTAAAAATGGTTTTTATATCATGGGAAGGGCAGAAGATGCAAATGAAATTGTTAAAAAAGCAAGAATTGTTTTGGCGCCAATTCGTTTTGGAGCTGGTTTAAAAGGGAAATTATTAGAAGCGATGCAATGCGGAACTCCAAGTGTAACAACTTCAATTGGTTCTGAGGCGATGCATGCTGATTTGCCCTGGAATGGTTGTATTGAAGATAATCCGAAGGAATATGCTGAAAAAGCGGTTTTGCTTTATCAGAATGAAAATCTTTGGAAACAAGCTCAAAAAAACGGTATTGCTATTATTAATGAATGTTATCAGAAAGATAAATATTCGGATACTTTAATTGATTTGGTGAATTCGCTCTTAGTTGATTCAACAAGCCATCGTCTGCATAATTTTATGGGAAATTTGCTGCAACATCATGCGTTTAAAAGCACCATGTACATGTCAAAATGGATTGAAGCAAAAAACAAGTAATAAGTAACAGTTTACAGTAATCAGCGGACTGCGACTGAAAACTGCGACTGCAAACTTTAAGTGTCCATTTTGCCAAAACCAACAGTTTCCCGATAAATTTGAGGTGAAACGTCTGCATTGGTTTTAAAAAAACGACTGAAATAATGTTCGTCATCATAACCTAATTCGTAAGCAATCTCTTTTACCGTTTTATTAGTCAGGTACAATTCTCTTTTGGCTTCAATAATGATTCGTTCCGAAATTAAATCGGTTAAGGTTTTATTGAAATAATTCTTGGATATTTTTGCTAATGCTTTAGGAGAAATATTTAATAATTCGGCATAATTTCCGGCTGAATGTTTAGTTTTAAAATTCAGTTCGATTGCGTCTTTTAAATTTTGAAGAATTACAGGTTCTTTTGAGTCTTTAAATGATTTTATTTCTTCCAGCTGTTCTGTTTTTAATCTTGAAGCTGTGATTAAAAAGATTTTTAAGTATGAAATCAATAATTCATATTGAGCTAATTCTGCATTCTGAATTTCGGATTTCATTTGTTCAATCACCATTTTAAATGTCTGTTCTGCTTGTTTCGGAACCTGAACATAAGGCGGCTGATAGATATTATTGAACAAAACGCCATTGCATGAAACCTCTTTTTGATGCATGTGAATGCAGTAAAAGTCAGGATGAAAATGAATGGCAATTCCTTCAATTGGCTCGTTTACGCAAAGCATAAAAGGCTGATAAGGAGAAAAGGCGAGAAGAGAGTTTTCTTCAAAATGATGTTCTGCAAAATCGGCTTTTACTTTACCGTTTCCTTTTGTGACCCAAATTAAAGAGTAATAATTGTTTCGCTGTAAATGATCAAAATGGCTGTTATCATCAAAAGGAAGAATTTTGAATGCTAGATTGCCATTCTGCGGATTTATTAAAGTGAAAACATTTTGAGAACTCATAATTTTGTTTTGGTTTTGAAAATATAAAGATAGTCATGAAATGAATTCACAACTATCTCTATAGCTTGTTTTTTGTTATGATGATTGTGTAACTTTTAATTAAACAGCCGGAAAGTCAATTACTGTATTTGCTGTATTGTTAAAGTAGTTTGTTAAAACATTTAAAGCTACATGTCCGATAGTTTCTGCAATTTCAGCATCAGAAACTCCTGCGTTTTTAGCTTTGTTTACATCTTCGTCGTTTACTAAACCATATTTTCTGATTAATGTTTTGGCTAATTGTAAAATTGCTTCTGTTTTTGCGTCGGCAGAATTTCCTAATCTTGCTGCTTTTAAAACTTCAGGATCTGCTTTTATTAATTTTTCTCCAATGAAAGTGTGAGCAGCTAAACAATAATCACATGAATTACTTTCTGAAACGGCCAGAGCAATTAATTCTCCTGTTTTGGCACTTAATTTTCCGTGGCTTAATGCACCGCTAAAATTTAAATATCCTTCAAGAACCGCTGGAGAATTTCCCATTGTTCTCATCATGTTAGGTACAACGCCTAATTTTGCCTGAACTGCGTTGAATAAATCTTTAGTTTTTCCTGTTACTTCTTCTGGGTTTAATGCTGTTAATCGTGCCATCTTATTTAATTTTTAATGTTGTTATTTGTTATTGTCTTTTAACATTACAAAGGTGCGACGATTACAGATTTTAGAACATGGAGAATGTACGCTATGTGATGGATAATTTTCCCTGGATAGTTTTTTGAATGAAAAAATCCCCATTTACATTCGTAATCGGGGATTAAATAATTATGATTTATCCCGAAGGGATTACATATCGGTAGAAAAAATATTATGCATTATGATTATTTGTCCCGTCAGGGACTAAACTATTCGCTGTAATGTATAGTCCCTGATGGGACAATAGGAACGATCGCATTTTTTTTCTACCGATATGTAATCC from the Flavobacterium sp. genome contains:
- a CDS encoding tRNA-(ms[2]io[6]A)-hydroxylase, which gives rise to MLGLKLATDPRWVNIVESNIEEILTDHAWCEQKAASNAISIVTYNSEIEELVTEMLVIAREELEHFQMVHDIIKQRGLTLGRERKDHYVNELFKFMKKDGSRRDALCDRLLFSAMIEARSCERFKVLSENIKDEELAKFYRDLMISEAGHYTTFLGFARKYQDNIDIDKRWKEWIEYEGSIITNYGKSETVHG
- a CDS encoding glycosyltransferase, with amino-acid sequence MNQLKKLLIIGFVWPEPNSSAAGGRMMQLISIFKENGFEITFASAAQDSDFMVDLSENGVIKKSIELNSSSFDDFVIELNPDVVLFDRFMIEEQFGWRVTEHCPKAIRILDTEDLHCLRTARQKAFKENRKFKIPDLLSEEVAKREIASILRCDLSLIISEFEMNILTKNFKINSDLLFYLPFLVEKMTENDLQELPSFEDRKNFVFIGNFLHEPNWNTVQYLKEAIWSLIRKDFPEAVLEIYGAYPSQKVLQLHQPKNGFYIMGRAEDANEIVKKARIVLAPIRFGAGLKGKLLEAMQCGTPSVTTSIGSEAMHADLPWNGCIEDNPKEYAEKAVLLYQNENLWKQAQKNGIAIINECYQKDKYSDTLIDLVNSLLVDSTSHRLHNFMGNLLQHHAFKSTMYMSKWIEAKNK
- a CDS encoding helix-turn-helix domain-containing protein — translated: MSSQNVFTLINPQNGNLAFKILPFDDNSHFDHLQRNNYYSLIWVTKGNGKVKADFAEHHFEENSLLAFSPYQPFMLCVNEPIEGIAIHFHPDFYCIHMHQKEVSCNGVLFNNIYQPPYVQVPKQAEQTFKMVIEQMKSEIQNAELAQYELLISYLKIFLITASRLKTEQLEEIKSFKDSKEPVILQNLKDAIELNFKTKHSAGNYAELLNISPKALAKISKNYFNKTLTDLISERIIIEAKRELYLTNKTVKEIAYELGYDDEHYFSRFFKTNADVSPQIYRETVGFGKMDT
- a CDS encoding carboxymuconolactone decarboxylase family protein, producing the protein MARLTALNPEEVTGKTKDLFNAVQAKLGVVPNMMRTMGNSPAVLEGYLNFSGALSHGKLSAKTGELIALAVSESNSCDYCLAAHTFIGEKLIKADPEVLKAARLGNSADAKTEAILQLAKTLIRKYGLVNDEDVNKAKNAGVSDAEIAETIGHVALNVLTNYFNNTANTVIDFPAV